A part of Pirellulaceae bacterium genomic DNA contains:
- a CDS encoding alpha-E domain-containing protein, which translates to MLSRVANSMYWMARYIERAENLSRYIEVTLNVILDQPDAADRQWKPLILATGDALDFYQRYNRPDAQQVIHFLTFDPDYSNSIKSCLTQARENARTIRETISSEAWEQINEFYHWLNGSQQQTMSLDQLSDFYQRARLHSHLFNGILDATMSHGEGWHFFNLGRLIERADQTSRILDVKYFSLLPKLDDVGTTIDDLQWSAVLRSVSGFEVYRKRYRAITVPRVVEFLILEREFPRAILFSLDGANRSLHAITGSPLGIFRNVPEQRLGQLLANLAYADVRQIISRGLHEFADELQVKLNEVDEAIFDEFFALRSSAPLPVQYQLSHQ; encoded by the coding sequence ATGCTCAGCCGAGTGGCGAACTCAATGTATTGGATGGCGCGGTATATCGAACGGGCTGAGAATCTATCGCGCTACATTGAGGTAACGCTGAATGTGATTCTGGATCAGCCTGATGCCGCTGACAGGCAGTGGAAACCCTTGATTTTGGCCACAGGTGATGCGCTTGATTTCTACCAACGCTATAACCGTCCTGATGCGCAGCAGGTGATACATTTTTTGACGTTTGATCCCGATTACTCAAACTCGATCAAGTCTTGTCTGACTCAGGCCCGCGAGAACGCCCGAACAATTCGCGAAACCATCTCGTCGGAAGCCTGGGAGCAAATCAACGAATTCTACCATTGGCTGAACGGTTCTCAGCAACAGACGATGTCGTTGGATCAATTGTCTGATTTCTACCAACGTGCTCGTCTGCACAGTCATTTATTCAACGGTATCTTAGATGCCACTATGTCACATGGCGAAGGCTGGCATTTTTTTAATTTGGGCCGGTTGATCGAGCGGGCCGACCAAACCAGTCGTATTCTTGACGTCAAGTACTTCAGTCTGCTGCCAAAGTTGGATGACGTCGGCACGACGATCGATGATTTGCAGTGGTCGGCCGTGCTACGTTCGGTCAGTGGCTTTGAAGTCTACCGCAAGCGCTATCGGGCGATCACTGTTCCGCGCGTCGTTGAATTCTTGATTTTAGAACGCGAATTTCCACGGGCAATTCTGTTTAGCCTGGATGGTGCCAACCGTTCACTACACGCGATCACCGGCTCGCCCCTCGGGATTTTCCGCAATGTGCCTGAGCAGCGATTAGGGCAATTGCTGGCCAACCTAGCCTACGCTGATGTTCGTCAGATCATTTCTCGCGGATTGCACGAGTTTGCCGATGAGTTGCAGGTCAAGCTGAACGAAGTGGACGAGGCAATTTTTGATGAGTTTTTTGCTTTGCGATCTTCCGCGCCCCTGCCCGTTCAGTATCAACTCAGCCATCAATAG
- a CDS encoding transglutaminase family protein codes for MSIRVALNHVSRYRYDRLTSIGPQIVRLRPAPHCRTSIVSYSLSVQPSEHFRNWQQDPHGNFLARYVFPKPARELCFTVDLVCDLSASNPFDFFVDQEVLNFPFSYEPSLATDLKPFLETQPNSSLLTEFISSLHVQPQHTITLLVDINQRIQQAIRYLIRPEPGVQTPQQTLELRSGSCRDSAWLLVQILRHLGLAARFVSGYLIQLVPDIKPLDGPAGASVDFTDLHAWVEAYIPGAGWIGLDPTSGLLAGEGHIPLAATPHPSSAAPISGSLSECEVDFSFAMSISRICEAPRVTKPYRPQQWQSIVQVGHEVDRRLQHDDVRLTMGGEPTFVSIDDMDGVEWNSAAVGPHKRRLSEILIRRLRERLAPGALLHYGQGKWYPGEPLPRWALACLWRKDHVPIWNNSQLLADSDQTYSYGIEDAKQFTDCLAERLALSPECILPAFEDAAYYSWQEQRLPVNVDPQRAQLQDPEERSRLARVFEQGLDSAVGYVLPMRSQWWQSKGAAWQSMRWPVRAGRVFLMPGDSPIGLRLPLEFLSAAWPSIDELWTADPSAPLQALVDGRQPQHSHQLQFGPGQGASRHPSRAETVEQRQSQIPTTSASVSSHAAGAPVVRTALCIEPRDGRLHLFIPPVERLEDYLDLIAAIEDTAERLSLPVVIEGYLPPTDHRLKLLKVTPDPGVIEVNIHPSGSWDELVSNTTDLYEEARLSRLGTEKFDLDGKHSGTGGGNHIVLGSYSTTDSPFLRRPDLLHSLIVYWNNHPSLSYLFSGRFIGPTSQAPRLDEGRRDAVYELQLALALVPTVEQQQAGAPIPPWLVDRIFRNLLTDITGNTHRAEICIDKLYSPDHSSGRLGLVELRGFEMPPHAEMSLAQQLLIRALVSHFWRSPYRQPPIVWGTSLHDRFMLPHYLWTDFDEVIDQLNQAGIAIERDWFLTHFEFRFPLIGSVVYDDIQLELRQALEPWHVLGEQPSGQATVRYVDSSVERLQVRLTGLVSERYCVTCNGRRVPLRATGSPGEYVAGVRFRAWQPPQCLHPTIPVHAPLVFDIVDIWSGRAVGGCTYHVAHPAGRNYDSFPVNSLEAAARRAARFHPMGHSPGGRDIPRTESSTEFPLTLDLRRSQHSTA; via the coding sequence ATGTCTATCCGTGTAGCCCTGAATCATGTCAGCCGTTATCGTTACGACCGTCTGACCTCGATCGGTCCGCAAATCGTGCGATTGCGTCCAGCACCCCATTGTCGCACAAGCATCGTCAGCTATTCGCTGTCGGTTCAGCCCAGTGAGCATTTTCGCAACTGGCAACAAGACCCTCACGGTAACTTCTTGGCCCGATACGTCTTTCCAAAGCCAGCTCGAGAATTGTGTTTCACAGTGGATCTGGTGTGCGACCTATCGGCCAGCAATCCCTTTGATTTCTTTGTAGATCAAGAAGTTCTCAATTTTCCATTCAGCTACGAACCTAGCCTGGCTACCGACCTAAAGCCATTTCTTGAGACGCAGCCCAATAGTTCGTTATTGACAGAATTTATCAGCTCTTTGCATGTTCAGCCGCAGCATACGATCACTTTATTGGTAGACATCAATCAGCGGATTCAGCAAGCAATCCGCTACCTGATTCGTCCAGAGCCTGGAGTGCAAACACCGCAGCAAACGCTAGAACTGCGTTCGGGATCGTGCCGCGATTCTGCCTGGCTGCTGGTGCAGATCTTGAGGCATTTGGGCCTGGCGGCGCGATTCGTTTCGGGCTATCTGATTCAGTTAGTTCCAGATATCAAGCCGTTGGACGGACCCGCAGGCGCGTCGGTTGACTTCACCGACCTACACGCTTGGGTGGAAGCTTATATTCCGGGCGCGGGTTGGATTGGATTGGATCCCACCTCGGGGCTTCTGGCCGGCGAGGGGCATATTCCGTTGGCTGCCACGCCCCATCCCAGCTCGGCGGCCCCGATCAGTGGATCGCTGTCAGAATGCGAAGTCGATTTCAGTTTTGCGATGTCGATCAGCCGAATCTGCGAGGCCCCGCGCGTTACCAAACCGTATCGCCCACAGCAATGGCAATCCATCGTACAAGTTGGGCACGAAGTTGATCGTCGATTGCAGCACGATGATGTGCGGTTGACGATGGGCGGTGAACCAACCTTCGTCTCGATCGACGATATGGATGGCGTGGAATGGAATTCGGCAGCGGTAGGTCCACACAAGCGACGGTTATCAGAGATATTGATTCGCCGCCTGCGCGAACGATTGGCACCCGGAGCTTTGCTGCATTATGGACAGGGCAAATGGTATCCCGGCGAGCCCTTGCCCAGATGGGCGCTGGCATGTCTGTGGCGGAAAGATCATGTGCCAATCTGGAACAATTCCCAATTGCTGGCTGACTCGGATCAGACATACAGCTACGGTATCGAAGATGCCAAACAATTTACGGATTGTCTGGCAGAGCGCTTGGCGTTGTCGCCTGAATGCATCCTGCCGGCTTTTGAAGATGCGGCGTATTATTCTTGGCAGGAGCAGCGGTTACCGGTGAATGTCGACCCGCAGCGAGCACAGCTTCAGGATCCGGAAGAGCGCTCTCGTTTGGCGCGAGTCTTCGAGCAAGGTCTAGACTCTGCCGTGGGCTACGTGCTGCCCATGCGCAGTCAATGGTGGCAATCCAAGGGTGCGGCTTGGCAGTCCATGCGGTGGCCGGTTCGTGCTGGGCGAGTATTTCTGATGCCCGGCGATTCGCCCATCGGCTTGCGTTTGCCACTGGAGTTTTTATCCGCCGCCTGGCCGTCGATTGACGAATTATGGACTGCCGATCCATCAGCACCGCTGCAAGCACTAGTGGATGGTCGCCAACCGCAGCACAGCCACCAGCTACAGTTCGGCCCAGGTCAGGGCGCCAGCCGTCACCCGTCACGAGCGGAGACGGTCGAGCAGCGACAGTCACAGATTCCGACTACGTCAGCTTCGGTTAGCTCACACGCGGCGGGTGCTCCCGTCGTCCGCACGGCCTTGTGTATCGAGCCGCGCGATGGCAGATTGCACCTATTCATTCCACCAGTCGAGCGTTTAGAAGATTATCTAGACTTGATAGCGGCGATCGAGGACACGGCGGAGAGACTTTCGCTACCGGTGGTCATCGAAGGCTATCTGCCGCCCACAGATCATCGTTTGAAATTGCTGAAAGTCACGCCTGACCCAGGCGTGATCGAAGTCAATATTCACCCATCTGGCAGTTGGGATGAACTTGTTAGCAACACGACCGACCTGTACGAAGAGGCGCGCCTGTCGCGACTGGGCACTGAAAAATTCGATCTTGACGGCAAGCATTCTGGTACCGGTGGCGGCAACCACATAGTCCTGGGATCATACTCGACCACCGACAGCCCATTTTTGCGGCGCCCCGATTTGTTGCACAGCTTGATTGTCTACTGGAATAACCATCCTTCGCTCAGCTATCTATTTAGTGGACGGTTCATAGGCCCCACCAGTCAGGCTCCGCGTCTGGATGAAGGCCGGCGCGACGCGGTCTATGAATTACAGCTGGCTCTGGCGTTAGTTCCAACGGTCGAGCAACAACAAGCTGGTGCGCCGATACCGCCTTGGTTGGTCGATAGGATTTTCCGCAACCTGCTGACTGATATCACCGGTAACACGCACCGCGCGGAGATCTGCATCGACAAATTGTATTCGCCAGATCACAGCTCAGGCCGTTTGGGATTGGTCGAATTGCGGGGCTTCGAGATGCCGCCCCACGCTGAAATGAGCCTGGCTCAGCAGTTGCTCATTCGAGCGCTGGTCAGCCATTTCTGGCGCAGCCCTTATCGGCAACCACCGATTGTCTGGGGCACAAGTCTGCATGACCGATTCATGCTGCCGCATTACCTGTGGACGGATTTTGATGAGGTGATAGACCAATTGAATCAAGCGGGAATTGCGATCGAGCGCGACTGGTTCTTGACACACTTCGAATTCCGTTTTCCACTGATTGGTTCAGTCGTTTACGATGACATCCAGTTGGAATTGCGCCAGGCTCTGGAACCCTGGCATGTCTTGGGCGAGCAGCCGAGCGGGCAGGCAACAGTCCGCTATGTGGACTCGTCGGTGGAACGGCTGCAGGTACGCCTCACGGGTTTAGTCAGCGAGCGCTACTGTGTCACCTGCAATGGCCGTCGCGTACCGCTGCGGGCAACAGGCTCACCTGGCGAGTATGTGGCCGGTGTGCGGTTTCGCGCTTGGCAGCCACCGCAATGCTTGCATCCCACGATTCCAGTTCACGCACCATTGGTATTCGATATTGTCGATATTTGGTCAGGTCGAGCGGTCGGTGGCTGCACCTATCATGTTGCTCATCCTGCGGGGAGGAATTACGATAGTTTTCCAGTGAATTCACTGGAAGCCGCAGCCAGGCGGGCTGCTCGATTTCACCCCATGGGACACAGTCCCGGTGGGCGTGACATACCCCGAACAGAATCCAGTACCGAATTTCCGCTTACCCTCGATCTGCGCCGCTCCCAGCACTCAACAGCATGA
- a CDS encoding amidohydrolase, whose amino-acid sequence MSLDLKQRLFDELDRLVLIDPHTHINPHSPASQSLAEILGYHYYTELAHSAGMPRLAIEDPKLGPRDRVQRLVSGLGPLDNTVQLSWLLEAAEALFGIRLERIDERNWETLYDAAAAKMAHPDWEDEVLRLSKLESVFLTNDFDDPLVGFNTSRYIPCLRTDELVFHLCKPAVVERLEHSSNISVQALDGLRRSIAQRFEHFSEHNVKACAISLPPWFVPQVISDGDAEISLSALLTLGPDAPADDKTRMAYWVFWELAENCRRFRLPFDLMIGVNRQVYPGGVYQGQDLYDSRVSLIQYAELLNAFPEVTFPISVLASVTNQELVSYAWIFPNVVCHGHWWYSNTPSFIARDLTARLEAVPRNKIIGYYSDMYKLEFALPKFAMFKRCLAEVLANHFVIGLRWSETRALELGRQVLRGNVETVFG is encoded by the coding sequence ATGTCACTGGATTTGAAGCAACGATTGTTTGACGAACTGGATCGCCTCGTATTGATCGATCCCCACACGCACATCAATCCACACAGTCCGGCTAGCCAGAGTCTCGCCGAGATTCTGGGCTACCATTATTACACCGAATTGGCGCACTCGGCAGGCATGCCTCGCCTAGCTATCGAAGACCCTAAACTAGGCCCGCGCGACAGGGTGCAGCGGCTGGTTAGTGGCCTGGGACCACTGGACAATACGGTTCAATTGAGTTGGCTCCTGGAAGCAGCCGAAGCGTTGTTTGGAATTCGCCTGGAACGAATTGACGAACGAAATTGGGAGACGCTCTACGATGCAGCCGCAGCCAAGATGGCGCATCCAGACTGGGAGGACGAAGTCTTGCGACTCTCCAAATTGGAGAGCGTTTTCCTGACTAACGATTTTGACGATCCGTTGGTTGGCTTTAATACCAGCCGGTATATACCTTGCTTGCGTACCGACGAGCTAGTATTTCACTTATGTAAGCCGGCGGTGGTGGAGCGGCTAGAGCACAGTTCAAACATCAGTGTGCAGGCGTTGGACGGCCTCCGGCGTTCCATCGCCCAGCGCTTTGAGCATTTTTCGGAGCACAACGTCAAGGCCTGCGCTATCAGCCTGCCGCCTTGGTTTGTGCCACAAGTTATCTCGGATGGTGACGCCGAAATCTCGCTCAGCGCTCTGCTGACTCTCGGCCCTGACGCGCCGGCCGACGACAAGACCCGGATGGCCTACTGGGTCTTCTGGGAACTGGCTGAAAACTGTCGTCGCTTTCGATTGCCGTTTGATTTGATGATTGGTGTCAATCGTCAGGTCTACCCGGGCGGCGTATATCAGGGTCAAGACTTGTACGATAGCCGAGTGTCCTTGATTCAGTACGCGGAACTGCTGAACGCCTTCCCCGAAGTGACCTTTCCCATTTCCGTGTTGGCTAGCGTGACCAATCAGGAGCTGGTCAGCTACGCTTGGATATTTCCCAATGTCGTCTGTCACGGTCATTGGTGGTACAGCAACACACCCAGTTTCATCGCCCGCGATCTGACAGCCCGATTGGAGGCTGTGCCGCGCAACAAGATCATCGGCTACTACAGCGACATGTACAAGCTGGAGTTCGCCTTGCCGAAGTTTGCGATGTTCAAACGCTGCTTGGCAGAAGTCCTTGCCAACCATTTTGTGATTGGGCTAAGATGGAGCGAAACACGTGCACTTGAACTGGGGCGACAAGTGCTACGGGGCAATGTCGAGACCGTCTTTGGTTAA
- a CDS encoding trypsin-like peptidase domain-containing protein — translation MDHSQYSENPASTVETAEPSAAAQTASQSDFAGKRSSCKSHSSIWHMAGSTLVSMLMVLGLLVAARLVVPTLVEDIRYRWYRGQLRAEHELSSERLQNVSLDSLTDVSQMVSRRLGPSVVRINTLRDQQALGQYERFLGSSNPALRYEGQGSGFVIDAEGLILTNYHVIAGAEQRNLAQVNKIEATLADGRQLAAEIVGVDPKTDLAVLKVAATDLIAVEWGDSDTVVIGTPVWAVGSPYGLQQTITFGIISGKHRIDLSGTRYQDVLSPEPAYGDLMQSDVAVNPGNSGGPLVNAVGQVVGVNAAILGESYRGISFSIPSRVARRVVNHLIESGEVQRGWLGVRMQDLAYDQRYGADGQMRPGVRIVEFPKSEPSPAQQAGLKEDDVIVEFQGKPVLSQVSLINMIGEAEVGTTAEVVVQRQNQFVRVQVTLGKRSLKL, via the coding sequence ATGGATCATTCTCAATACAGCGAGAATCCCGCTTCGACGGTGGAGACCGCAGAACCAAGTGCGGCAGCTCAGACGGCGTCTCAGTCTGACTTTGCAGGCAAGCGATCCAGTTGCAAGTCGCATTCCAGTATCTGGCACATGGCTGGATCAACCCTGGTTAGCATGTTGATGGTGTTGGGATTGCTGGTCGCTGCTCGTTTGGTTGTACCGACGCTGGTCGAGGATATTCGCTATCGCTGGTATCGCGGACAGTTGCGAGCCGAGCACGAGCTGTCTAGCGAACGGTTGCAAAACGTGTCGCTGGACTCTTTGACCGATGTGTCGCAAATGGTCAGTCGGCGATTGGGACCGAGCGTTGTTCGCATCAATACCCTTCGCGACCAGCAAGCGCTGGGGCAATACGAGCGATTCTTGGGCAGCAGCAATCCGGCACTGCGTTACGAAGGGCAGGGCAGCGGCTTTGTGATTGATGCGGAAGGGTTGATTTTGACAAACTACCACGTGATTGCTGGGGCTGAGCAGCGGAATTTGGCACAAGTTAATAAGATCGAAGCAACCTTGGCTGACGGTCGTCAGCTTGCAGCCGAAATCGTCGGCGTCGACCCGAAGACCGATTTAGCGGTATTGAAGGTGGCCGCCACAGATCTGATTGCGGTTGAGTGGGGGGACAGCGATACGGTAGTCATCGGCACACCGGTATGGGCTGTCGGCAGCCCATACGGATTGCAACAGACAATCACCTTCGGCATCATCAGCGGCAAACATCGTATCGACCTCAGCGGTACGCGATATCAAGATGTCCTCAGCCCAGAACCTGCCTATGGCGATTTGATGCAAAGCGATGTGGCGGTGAATCCTGGCAACAGCGGTGGGCCGCTGGTCAATGCAGTTGGCCAAGTTGTTGGAGTCAACGCCGCAATTCTGGGAGAAAGTTATCGCGGCATCAGCTTTTCAATTCCCAGCCGTGTTGCACGCCGCGTGGTGAACCACTTGATCGAGTCGGGCGAAGTCCAACGAGGTTGGTTGGGTGTGCGAATGCAAGATTTGGCCTATGATCAGCGGTATGGAGCAGATGGGCAGATGCGTCCAGGCGTAAGAATCGTCGAATTCCCCAAAAGCGAACCCTCACCCGCACAGCAAGCGGGCTTGAAAGAAGATGACGTGATTGTGGAATTTCAGGGCAAGCCTGTGCTCAGTCAAGTCTCATTGATCAACATGATCGGTGAGGCGGAAGTTGGCACGACGGCGGAGGTCGTGGTTCAACGGCAAAATCAGTTTGTGCGCGTGCAGGTAACGCTCGGTAAACGCAGTTTGAAACTCTAG
- a CDS encoding DUF1926 domain-containing protein, translated as MNHSAYNTVTGNTAVHLCLVLHNHQPIGNFEGVFEQAYNDSYRPFLDVLEEYPGIHLSLHTSGPLMLWLADKHPEYIQRLARLVAAGCIEIIGGPMYEPILTMLPSRDRVGQIQAYTNYLTDLFQTEIRGMWMPERVWESNLTADIAAAGISYTVLDDFHFTSAGWPASSLIGSFITEDNGCLLRIFPGSERLRYLIPFADVDATIDYARQVAGNHPGAVLVFGDDGEKFGTWPDTHQHVYQRGWLRRFFDALVDNQSWLKTSTLNEAAQAQPAHSKIYLPECSYREMTQWALPADVQQHYDHWMEIFSAHPNWSQIQPFVRAGNWRNFRVRYTEANEMYCRMLQVSRKAYEASQRCGDSELLDRIEDHLYRGQCNCPYWHGAFGGIYLPHLRNAVYHELIAADNLLDYLEHGKAAWVEATTDDYNLDLRNEVRLANDHWIAYVAPSDGGMLYELDSRFASHNLLATMQRRPEAYHAKIMNLANPMDDHHQSSQVESIHDRVVCKQEGLQRHLQYDNYPRKSFIDHFYDNDLSLAALMSGQAIERGDFVGSAYEAKLRRAASKVQLQLTREGNAWGMPFRLTKALTMQAGSSTLEVAYLIEGLPPDRQLHLALEWNFAGLPADADDRYFYDATGDRLGHLGTALEMPATFGLGMIDGWQGIDVSLQFDRQTSIWTYPIQTVSQSEGGFELVHQSVCVMPHWLIQGDREGRWSLQMTVAVSHHSRPQVFVPHMSTTLATTGVTGLSTM; from the coding sequence ATGAACCACTCGGCTTACAACACTGTCACCGGCAACACCGCAGTTCACCTGTGTTTAGTATTGCACAATCATCAGCCGATCGGCAATTTTGAGGGCGTATTCGAGCAGGCCTATAACGATAGCTATCGGCCATTTCTGGACGTGCTGGAGGAGTACCCTGGCATTCACTTGTCGCTACATACGTCGGGGCCATTGATGCTGTGGCTAGCCGATAAGCATCCTGAATATATCCAGCGTCTGGCGCGATTGGTGGCAGCCGGCTGCATCGAAATCATTGGTGGGCCGATGTACGAGCCGATTCTGACGATGCTACCTAGCCGCGATCGTGTTGGGCAAATTCAAGCATATACCAATTACTTGACAGATCTGTTTCAGACCGAGATTCGCGGCATGTGGATGCCAGAGAGGGTTTGGGAGAGCAACCTAACGGCTGACATTGCGGCAGCCGGTATCAGTTACACTGTTCTAGACGACTTCCATTTCACTTCGGCAGGCTGGCCGGCCAGCAGTTTGATAGGCAGTTTCATTACCGAAGATAACGGTTGTCTACTGCGGATATTTCCAGGCAGCGAGCGGTTGCGATACTTAATTCCGTTCGCGGACGTAGACGCCACGATCGACTACGCCCGTCAGGTGGCAGGTAATCACCCCGGTGCCGTGCTGGTCTTTGGAGACGACGGCGAAAAATTTGGTACTTGGCCCGATACACACCAACATGTTTACCAGCGGGGCTGGCTACGACGCTTTTTTGATGCGCTAGTGGACAATCAGAGTTGGCTGAAGACCAGCACACTGAACGAGGCGGCTCAAGCTCAACCTGCGCACAGCAAAATCTATCTACCCGAATGCAGTTACCGAGAGATGACTCAGTGGGCGCTGCCGGCCGATGTTCAGCAGCACTATGATCATTGGATGGAAATCTTTAGCGCTCACCCGAATTGGAGTCAGATTCAACCTTTCGTGCGCGCTGGCAACTGGCGAAATTTCAGAGTCCGCTACACAGAAGCCAACGAAATGTATTGCCGCATGTTACAGGTCAGTCGCAAGGCGTACGAGGCCAGCCAACGCTGCGGCGATAGCGAATTGCTCGATCGCATCGAAGATCATTTGTATCGCGGCCAGTGCAATTGTCCGTACTGGCACGGAGCGTTTGGCGGCATCTACTTGCCGCACTTGCGCAACGCTGTCTATCACGAGCTGATCGCCGCCGATAACCTATTGGACTACTTGGAACATGGCAAGGCTGCTTGGGTCGAGGCCACGACCGACGACTACAATTTAGATTTGCGTAACGAAGTGAGATTGGCTAACGACCATTGGATCGCCTATGTTGCGCCGTCTGACGGTGGCATGCTATACGAATTGGACTCCCGATTTGCGAGCCACAATCTGCTGGCCACCATGCAACGCCGGCCTGAAGCTTATCACGCGAAGATCATGAATTTAGCCAACCCGATGGATGATCACCATCAGTCCAGCCAAGTGGAAAGTATCCATGACCGCGTCGTCTGCAAACAAGAGGGGCTTCAACGCCACCTGCAATACGACAACTATCCCCGCAAGAGCTTTATTGACCATTTTTACGACAACGACCTCTCGTTAGCCGCGCTGATGTCCGGTCAGGCCATAGAACGCGGCGATTTCGTGGGCTCGGCCTACGAAGCCAAGCTGCGACGAGCCGCAAGTAAGGTGCAATTGCAGCTCACACGCGAAGGCAACGCCTGGGGCATGCCGTTCCGCCTTACCAAGGCATTGACCATGCAAGCTGGCAGCTCGACGCTGGAAGTGGCCTACCTGATCGAGGGACTGCCGCCAGACCGGCAATTGCATTTGGCACTTGAGTGGAATTTTGCTGGACTGCCTGCCGACGCCGATGATCGCTATTTCTACGATGCTACGGGAGATCGACTTGGCCACTTAGGCACTGCATTGGAAATGCCTGCGACTTTTGGCTTGGGCATGATCGATGGCTGGCAGGGAATCGACGTCTCGTTGCAATTCGACCGCCAAACCAGCATCTGGACCTACCCCATTCAGACGGTCAGCCAAAGTGAAGGCGGCTTCGAACTGGTTCATCAATCGGTGTGTGTCATGCCGCATTGGCTGATCCAAGGCGATCGCGAAGGCCGCTGGTCGCTGCAGATGACAGTTGCCGTTTCTCATCACAGCCGGCCCCAAGTGTTTGTGCCGCACATGTCCACCACATTGGCTACAACTGGCGTAACTGGCTTGTCAACAATGTGA
- a CDS encoding circularly permuted type 2 ATP-grasp protein, translated as MTFANYCTEQIHDELFHADGTPRSGAQLLIAQLNALGIDEVRHRQQAMDRALFHMGITFTVYGDDSGTEKIFPFDLVPRIIEAFEWAHIEAGLKQRIKALNCFIDDVYHHQHIIREGILPAELLHKAKSFRSQCSGINPPGGIWCHVTGTDLIRHSDGAIYVLEDNLRCPSGVSYVLQNRMIMKKTFPQVFSASKVRPVIDYPSHLYSALAQLAPSQVIDPVVVVLTPGIYNSAYYEHSFLAQQMGVELVEGRDLVVQDGAVYMRTTRGLRRVDVIYRRMDDDFLDPQAFRPDSMLGVPGLFEVYKNGRVALANAPGTGVADDKVIYAFVPDMIRYYLNQEPILPNVPTYLCARDEDRRYVLDHLEELVVKAANEAGGYGMLIGPHSTADQQAEFAEKIRQDPRNYIAQPTLTLSRVPTLIDDHFEGRHVDLRPYILYSPQGIWVLPGGLTRVALRKGSLVVNSSQGGGSKDTWVVAASESHANEGDMTL; from the coding sequence ATGACGTTCGCGAATTACTGCACCGAGCAGATCCATGATGAGTTGTTTCACGCAGATGGAACGCCTCGATCGGGAGCACAGCTCTTAATTGCCCAACTCAACGCACTTGGTATCGACGAAGTGCGACATCGTCAGCAGGCGATGGATCGAGCCTTGTTTCATATGGGCATCACGTTCACCGTCTATGGTGACGATAGCGGCACGGAGAAGATATTTCCATTTGATTTAGTTCCGCGAATAATCGAAGCCTTTGAGTGGGCGCACATCGAGGCGGGGTTGAAGCAGCGGATCAAGGCGTTGAACTGTTTCATCGACGATGTATACCACCACCAGCACATTATCCGAGAGGGGATTCTACCTGCAGAACTGCTACACAAGGCCAAGTCTTTTCGGTCGCAGTGCAGTGGCATCAATCCGCCAGGTGGCATTTGGTGTCATGTCACCGGTACCGATTTGATTCGACATAGCGATGGGGCCATCTATGTCCTGGAGGACAACTTGCGTTGTCCGTCGGGAGTTTCGTATGTGCTGCAGAATCGGATGATCATGAAAAAGACCTTTCCCCAGGTCTTTTCGGCCTCCAAAGTGCGACCGGTGATCGACTATCCGAGCCATCTTTACTCGGCGCTTGCCCAATTGGCTCCATCCCAAGTAATCGATCCGGTGGTCGTGGTACTGACTCCCGGCATCTACAATTCGGCTTACTACGAGCATTCCTTTCTGGCGCAGCAAATGGGCGTCGAACTGGTGGAGGGCCGAGATTTGGTTGTTCAAGACGGCGCGGTGTACATGCGCACCACGCGCGGCCTTCGGCGGGTAGATGTTATCTACCGTCGCATGGACGATGATTTCTTAGACCCACAGGCTTTTCGGCCGGATTCGATGCTGGGTGTACCCGGTCTGTTCGAAGTTTACAAAAATGGTCGAGTGGCCCTGGCTAATGCTCCTGGCACTGGGGTGGCCGATGACAAAGTCATCTATGCCTTTGTGCCTGACATGATTCGCTATTACTTAAATCAGGAGCCAATCTTGCCCAACGTGCCAACGTATCTGTGTGCGCGCGATGAAGATCGTCGGTATGTTCTTGATCATTTGGAGGAACTGGTGGTCAAGGCCGCCAATGAGGCTGGTGGCTACGGCATGTTGATCGGTCCTCATTCGACGGCGGATCAGCAAGCCGAATTTGCTGAGAAGATTCGGCAAGACCCTAGAAATTATATTGCGCAACCGACTCTGACGTTGTCCCGAGTGCCCACATTGATCGATGATCATTTCGAGGGCCGACACGTCGACTTGCGCCCCTACATCTTGTACAGTCCGCAAGGCATTTGGGTACTACCCGGTGGCTTAACCCGTGTAGCACTACGTAAAGGTTCGTTGGTAGTCAATTCGTCTCAGGGAGGTGGCAGTAAAGATACCTGGGTTGTCGCGGCTTCAGAAAGTCATGCCAACGAGGGCGACATGACGCTGTAG